In Flavobacterium sp. N3904, one DNA window encodes the following:
- a CDS encoding DEAD/DEAH box helicase codes for METKNSFQFCFDISFEKRLNTYIPTAYIVGHSEAITYLDKKASPQVLEGFDVNVENLDANTKKVLSLCESLKPEVILKKFGKNRKSAKTIDDLLKDSKLEFGIRQFIKTNLDQFYNLVCQNNFPLSLNLGKEKDFRISRIDTTNPKLETSLQFDKHENGISYTLLLKDETTAFYPSNTDITILLDEPGWLVAYHKLHLLKDINTKKIIPFLKKKTIEIPSKMVSEYFEKFIKDVAKKADIKATGFAVELKDKIKSCSLQLAHDFFKNTYYLNLLFDYDGFSFDNSKTKKIHSEIDTRNLDEIKVIQYKRTAAEEASFENKLHEIGFIKTETGLFELSPKTGKQDTYATIQWVIENQEVLESLGFSTENLKIDSKKIDTHKVAIQFSNEVKSDWFDIKMAVVCEAFQFNFNEIVPNIKNRNRLFLLPNGNYFLIPIEWMTLYGPMSKLAKVQNGNLTFPKSNFAVLEGIPELKDSINLKGDIEYQPSSLVKATLRPYQIEGVKWLLEHYNNGLGACLADDMGLGKTLQTLTTLVAVQEQLDFEKAEDIQLDLFGNEIPVPKEYLKALIVLPSPLVFNWYNEARKFTPHFRRVQYIGSDRKLLSKKLEKYDVIFTSYAVVSRDISILEKYNFRYLILDESQYIKNKNSKIFKAINQVKASHKISLSGTPIENSLDDLWSQMQFINPNILGSYAFFAENYKFPIEKKQDENSLLELKNLISPFILRRTKEQVLKDLPELSEQIFYCEMEPEQEKLYEEEKSKARNSLLKTDGSGLDKINIINTLMRLRQLSNHPKMIDSKSEMDSGKYIAATRYLETLVQSNQKTIVFSSFVSNLNFYKTWCHENIIDFCELTGETPLKEREYQVSRFQEQEKPLLFFISLKAGGVGLNITKASYVLFLDPWWNPFSEKQGIGRAHRIGQLNKVNVIRFITKNTVEEKIIRLQESKKLLADSLLDENYMSAEIEENLDFILE; via the coding sequence TTGGAAACTAAAAATTCCTTTCAGTTCTGCTTTGATATCAGTTTTGAAAAAAGACTAAATACCTATATTCCGACTGCTTATATTGTAGGCCATTCTGAAGCTATTACGTATTTAGACAAGAAAGCGAGTCCACAAGTTCTTGAAGGTTTTGATGTGAATGTTGAAAATTTAGATGCAAATACCAAAAAAGTTTTATCGCTTTGTGAATCACTCAAGCCCGAAGTCATTTTAAAAAAATTCGGCAAAAACCGTAAATCTGCCAAAACGATTGATGATTTACTCAAAGACTCTAAACTAGAATTTGGAATTCGGCAATTCATAAAAACGAATTTAGACCAATTTTACAATTTAGTTTGCCAAAATAATTTTCCGCTCTCGCTGAATCTGGGAAAAGAAAAAGATTTTCGCATTAGCCGAATTGACACTACTAATCCAAAATTGGAAACCAGTCTTCAATTTGACAAACACGAAAACGGAATTTCTTATACATTACTTTTAAAAGACGAAACAACAGCATTCTATCCTTCAAACACCGACATCACAATACTTTTGGACGAACCGGGTTGGCTGGTTGCTTACCATAAATTGCACCTTCTAAAAGACATCAACACCAAAAAAATCATTCCTTTTTTGAAAAAGAAGACCATCGAAATTCCTTCGAAAATGGTTTCTGAATACTTTGAAAAATTCATCAAGGATGTGGCAAAAAAAGCAGACATAAAAGCCACCGGATTTGCAGTCGAGCTAAAAGACAAAATCAAATCCTGTTCGCTTCAGTTGGCGCATGATTTTTTTAAAAACACCTATTATCTGAATCTTTTATTCGACTATGACGGCTTTAGTTTTGATAATAGCAAAACCAAGAAAATCCATTCCGAAATTGACACCCGCAATTTGGATGAAATCAAAGTGATTCAATATAAAAGAACAGCAGCCGAAGAAGCATCATTTGAAAACAAATTGCATGAAATCGGCTTTATAAAAACGGAAACTGGGCTTTTCGAGCTTTCTCCAAAAACAGGAAAACAAGACACTTACGCAACTATTCAATGGGTTATAGAAAACCAAGAAGTTCTTGAATCTTTAGGTTTTTCTACAGAAAATCTGAAAATCGACAGTAAGAAAATCGACACTCATAAAGTGGCAATTCAATTTTCGAATGAAGTCAAAAGCGATTGGTTTGACATCAAAATGGCAGTCGTTTGTGAAGCATTTCAATTTAATTTTAACGAAATTGTTCCAAATATAAAAAATCGAAACCGACTCTTTCTTTTGCCAAACGGCAACTATTTTTTGATTCCGATTGAATGGATGACACTTTACGGACCAATGTCAAAATTGGCGAAAGTACAAAACGGAAATCTTACGTTTCCTAAAAGTAATTTTGCTGTTTTAGAAGGAATTCCAGAACTTAAAGATTCAATAAATTTAAAAGGAGACATCGAATATCAACCTTCCTCATTGGTAAAAGCCACTTTAAGACCTTACCAAATTGAAGGAGTCAAATGGCTTTTGGAACATTACAACAATGGTTTAGGCGCTTGTTTGGCGGATGATATGGGATTGGGAAAAACATTGCAAACCTTGACTACATTGGTTGCCGTTCAGGAGCAATTGGATTTTGAAAAAGCCGAAGATATTCAACTCGATTTGTTTGGCAACGAAATACCTGTACCAAAAGAGTACCTGAAAGCATTGATAGTTCTACCTTCGCCATTGGTTTTTAATTGGTACAACGAAGCCCGGAAATTCACACCGCATTTCCGCAGAGTGCAATACATTGGCAGCGACCGTAAACTGCTCTCGAAAAAATTAGAAAAATACGATGTGATTTTTACCAGTTATGCGGTCGTTTCCAGAGACATTTCGATTTTGGAAAAATACAATTTCAGGTATTTGATTTTGGACGAAAGTCAATACATCAAAAACAAGAATTCTAAAATTTTCAAGGCTATCAATCAAGTAAAAGCCAGTCATAAAATATCATTGAGTGGAACTCCCATAGAAAACTCACTCGATGATTTATGGTCACAAATGCAATTTATCAATCCGAATATATTGGGAAGTTATGCGTTTTTTGCAGAAAATTATAAATTCCCAATAGAGAAAAAGCAAGACGAAAACAGTTTATTGGAACTGAAAAATCTTATCAGCCCATTTATTTTACGACGCACCAAAGAACAGGTTTTAAAAGACTTGCCGGAACTCTCTGAACAGATTTTCTATTGTGAAATGGAACCCGAACAAGAGAAATTGTACGAAGAAGAAAAATCAAAAGCCCGAAACTCGTTATTAAAAACAGATGGTTCTGGATTAGATAAAATCAACATCATTAATACATTGATGCGTTTGAGACAATTGAGCAATCACCCGAAAATGATTGATTCCAAATCGGAAATGGATTCGGGAAAATACATTGCTGCGACTCGCTATTTGGAGACTTTGGTGCAATCCAACCAAAAAACGATTGTTTTCAGTTCGTTTGTGTCCAATTTGAATTTTTACAAAACCTGGTGCCACGAAAACATAATCGATTTTTGCGAACTAACTGGAGAAACTCCTTTAAAAGAAAGAGAATACCAAGTCAGTCGTTTCCAAGAACAGGAAAAACCATTGTTGTTTTTTATTTCTTTGAAAGCGGGTGGCGTTGGTCTCAACATTACTAAAGCATCTTATGTTTTGTTTCTGGATCCTTGGTGGAATCCCTTTTCGGAAAAACAGGGAATTGGCCGTGCGCATCGCATTGGACAACTAAATAAAGTAAATGTGATTCGGTTTATCACCAAAAATACCGTTGAAGAAAAAATCATTCGGTTACAGGAAAGCAAAAAATTATTGGCTGATTCGCTTTTGGATGAAAATTATATGAGTGCAGAAATTGAGGAGAATTTAGATTTTATATTGGAATAA
- a CDS encoding DUF5103 domain-containing protein, which translates to MNDNSIMKSIAVLLFSFFCLTATAQVETEIAPPFNIKTVSFVQNSNNVVPIFKLGDAFQFQFDDLFGTETDYYYEITHCDYNWIPSDIPKSDYLQGFDSQKIQDYSNSFNTLQIYSHYSLTLPNQFSRLLLSGNYILKILNSDKEVVLTRKFVLYEDLVSISLKTKKPRTVNFLDTKHNLEFEIKSDQIVFQNPMQNLKIVLLQNGKLNTALKNIAPQYVIGNTFVYKYDKETQFWAGNEFLYFETKDIKNANNYVSYVNSDNEIYNTHLYTNNDRANLPYSNFTDINGNFKELNINGTNYKIEADYSWVYFSLSAPIAASSSSIYVVGMFNNYSTSPEYKMDYNSKNGLYEKALLIKQGFVNYQYLMVNNKGVIDQENAIDGNFYQTENEYTVLVYYKGNADRYEKVIGYEVANSINITN; encoded by the coding sequence ATGAACGATAACTCCATAATGAAATCAATAGCTGTTTTACTTTTTTCTTTCTTTTGTCTAACTGCTACCGCACAAGTAGAAACTGAAATTGCACCTCCGTTTAACATTAAAACCGTTTCTTTTGTTCAGAACAGCAATAATGTAGTACCTATATTTAAACTTGGTGACGCGTTTCAATTTCAATTTGATGACTTATTTGGTACCGAGACCGATTATTATTACGAAATCACCCATTGTGACTATAATTGGATTCCTTCCGATATTCCAAAAAGTGATTATTTACAAGGGTTTGATAGTCAAAAAATTCAAGATTACAGTAATTCCTTTAATACTTTACAGATATATTCCCATTATAGTTTAACACTCCCGAATCAATTTTCCCGATTATTATTAAGCGGAAATTATATTCTTAAAATTTTAAATTCTGATAAAGAAGTTGTCCTGACAAGAAAATTTGTTCTCTATGAAGATCTTGTTTCAATTTCTTTAAAAACAAAAAAGCCCCGTACCGTTAACTTTTTAGATACCAAACACAACTTAGAATTTGAAATCAAATCCGATCAGATTGTATTTCAAAACCCCATGCAAAATCTAAAAATTGTATTACTCCAAAACGGCAAATTAAATACTGCCTTAAAAAACATTGCTCCACAGTATGTAATAGGAAATACTTTTGTCTATAAATATGATAAAGAAACCCAGTTTTGGGCGGGAAACGAATTTTTGTATTTTGAAACCAAAGACATTAAAAATGCCAACAATTATGTGAGTTACGTTAACTCTGACAATGAAATTTACAACACTCATTTGTATACCAATAATGATCGGGCGAATTTACCCTACTCCAATTTTACAGATATCAATGGAAATTTCAAAGAACTCAATATAAATGGAACCAATTACAAGATTGAAGCCGATTACTCTTGGGTTTATTTTAGTCTGTCTGCTCCTATTGCAGCATCAAGTTCTTCTATTTACGTTGTCGGAATGTTTAATAATTACAGCACTTCGCCTGAATACAAAATGGATTACAATTCAAAAAACGGACTATACGAAAAAGCGCTTCTAATCAAACAAGGATTTGTAAATTATCAATATCTTATGGTCAATAACAAAGGAGTGATTGACCAAGAAAACGCAATTGATGGTAACTTTTACCAAACCGAAAATGAATATACTGTTTTGGTTTATTATAAAGGAAATGCCGATCGCTATGAAAAAGTAATCGGTTATGAGGTTGCAAATTCAATAAACATAACAAATTAG
- the apaG gene encoding Co2+/Mg2+ efflux protein ApaG: protein MVSQITRGIKISVLTSFEGTYFKNYKIHFAFSYEITIENHSKDSVQLTSRHWEIYDSLNDLEFVDGEGVIGKKPVLKPGEQHTYSSGCLLSSPYGAMKGYFNMINFTSTKSFKVIVPTFRMCAPFALN from the coding sequence ATGGTTTCACAAATAACAAGAGGCATAAAAATTTCCGTTTTGACTAGTTTTGAAGGTACGTACTTCAAAAACTACAAGATTCATTTTGCCTTTAGTTATGAGATTACCATAGAAAACCATAGCAAAGATTCGGTGCAATTAACTTCTCGCCATTGGGAAATTTATGATTCTTTGAATGATTTAGAATTTGTGGATGGTGAAGGCGTAATTGGCAAAAAACCAGTTCTAAAACCTGGCGAACAACACACCTATAGTTCAGGTTGTTTGTTATCCTCTCCTTACGGAGCGATGAAAGGATATTTCAACATGATTAATTTTACTTCTACCAAATCTTTCAAAGTTATTGTGCCTACTTTCAGAATGTGTGCGCCCTTTGCATTGAATTAA